The window TTAAGTTCCTCGTCGCCGCCGGAGCGGCATCCCTGTTGTCGTCGATGGCGTTCGCCGCGGACTTGGCCATCGCGCCGCCGCCGATGTACTCGCCGCCCCCGCCGGCCGATTTCGGCGGCTGGTATCTGCGTGGCGATATCGGAATGACCAACCAGAAAATGAAATCGCTCAACAACCCGGACCCCAACGCCGTGCTGTTCACCCCGGTTGGGATGGGCTTCGACAGTTCGACGCTGTTCGATCTCGGCGTCGGTTATCAGTTCAACAACTGGTTCCGGGCGGACGTGATCGGTCAATGGCGCGGCCGCGCCAACTTCCATGGCTCGCAGTTCTCGGATGCCTTTGTCGGCACGGCGCTGGTCGACAATTACTCCGGCTCCAAGTCGGAGGCGGTCGTCATGGCTAACGCCTATGTCGACCTCGGCACCTGGTGGTGCCTGACGCCGTACATCGGCGCCGGTATCGGCGGCTCCTACAACCGGATTTCCAGCTTCCGCGACGACGGTTTCGGCGACAGCTTCGGCGTCGCGCGGCCCTCGAGCTTCGTTTACGCGACAGACAACGGCAAATGGAATTTCGCCTGGGCGCTGCACGCCGGTCTCGGCTACAAGGTCACGCCGAACGTGACGCTCGAACTCGGCTACAGCTACATGAACCTCGGCGATGCCACCACCGGCGTCAATTCGAACTTCGCCGGCACCGCCACGCCGCAGTTCCCGTGGACCATGAAAGACATCACCTCGCACGACCTGAAGCTCGGCGTGCGCTGGAATCTCGAGAGCCCGGCGGTCTACGCGCCGCCGCTGGTGCGCAAGGGCTGATCACGCCTCTCCTCTCGTTAATCTTTGCTAACGGCGCGGGATGTTCCCGCGCCGTTTTGTTTTGCGCGGGGCATGATCCCGAAAAGTGGACTTCCGGTTTTCGGAACCAGATCATGCCAATCAAGTCCCGCGACAACGATTGGTTAAGGTTAACAGGCGATGATCGGCGCCAAGTCAGGTGTTCGATGGAGCGTTTGCGATGCGTAGACTTCTGCTGGCGGCGGTGATGTTCGGAGCAGTGTCCGGTGCGCAAGCAGCCGACATGCCCGACCTTCCGATCCTGCGCGGCGCGTACACCGACGGGTTGTCCAGCCCGCGTGTCAGCTGGCAGGGTTTTTACGCCGGCGTACAAGGTGGCTTCGGCACCTCCGACATGAATTTTACCGGCGCAACCTCAAGCGTGGCATCGCACCTGTTGGCCAACACAGCCATTGAGGCCTCGGGCGGCGTTTCACAGTGGCCGGTAGGGGGTAAGGTTTCGGTTCATGGCAACGGCTTCGGCGGCTTCGCCGGCTACAACAGCCTATGGGACGAGATCGTCCTTGGCGTTGAGTTCAGCTACCTGCATGGCAAGTTCGGCGGTACCCAGACCGACAGCATGGGCCGCATCTTCAAGGACGCCAACGGCACCACCGACAGCGTGACCTATGAAAGCATTGCGGCGATGCGGATTTCCGACATGGCAACGCTTCGCGGCCGCGCCGGCTATGCGGTCGGCTCGTTCCTGCCCTATGCCTTCGGCGGCGTCGCGCTCGGACAGGCCGACATTATCCGGACCGCCCATATTTTCGGGACCCAGTTCAATGCCAATAATCCGATTGGCTTCCAGAACATCCCGTTCGACCTGATCGCGACGGACTCGAAAAACAGCCACTTCATTTATGGCTATACCGCCGGGCTCGGCGTCGACGTGCAGCTGATATCCTGCCTGTTCCTGCGCGCGGAGTGGGAATACGTCCGCTTCACCTCCTCGATCGACACCAACGTCAACACGGTCCGGGTGGGTCTCGGCTATAAATTCTGATCGAAGGCGGCTTCGCGAAACCTCGTGCGCCCCCGATCCTGTTGACAGAATTCCGTTCCGCTGCTGCTCTGTCCTCCTCGTGTGAGGGCCGACCATGAAAATCTACGGCGACAGCAATTCGGGCAATTGCCTGAAGGTGAAATGGGTCTGCGATCACCTCGCGTTGCCCTACACCTGGATCGAGCTCGATACGCTCAAGGGCGAGACCCGCACGCCTGAGTTTCTCAGATTGAACGGAGCTGGCCAGGTGCCGACCGTCGTGCTCGATGATGGCCGCACGCTGGCGCAGTCCAATAGCATCATTCGATACCTAGCCCGCGGCAGTGACCTCATCCCCGCTGATGCTTACGACGTAGCCAAGATGGACGAATGGCTGTTCTGGGAGCAGAACAGCCACGAGCCGTTCGTGGCCGGGTGCCGCTTCCAGATGGTCTATCTCGGCAAGCCGGTGTCCGATCTCGATCCGGACAAGATCAAGCGTGGCTATTCCGCGCTGGCGCGGATGGAGCATCATTTGGCAACCGCACGGTTCTTCGTTGGCGACCGTCTTTCCCTCGCCGACGTCGCGCTCTTGGCCTACACGCGGCTGGCGCATGAGGGCGGCTTTCACATCGACGGCTACGCGGCGGTGCGGCGCTGGATCGGCGAGGCCGAACACTCGCTTGGCCTGCCGCCGGCGCGCTAGGGACTATTGGAATCATCCATGACCGCGATTTCCCCTGTCACCATCCGGCGCGCCCGCCGCGGCGATGTCGGTATCATCGTCGGGATGCTGGCGGACGATCCGCTCGGCAGCGCCCGCGAGCGGCTCGAGGATCCGCTGCCGCCGTCTTATTTCGCCGCCTTCGACGCGCTCGAAAGCGATCCGAACATCAACCTCGTGGTCGCGGAGGATGCTGACGGTACCGTGGTGGGCTGCCTGCAGCTCTGTATCCTGCCGGGACTGAGCTCGCAGGGCGCCTCGCGCGGCTTGATCGAGGACGTCCGCGTCGCCGCGCATTGCCGCAGCCGCGGCATCGGCGAGCAATTAGTGCGATGGGCCGTCGCGCAAGCCCGCGCCAAAGGCTGCAAATTGGTCGAGCTGCTTACGCATCACAGCCGCGTCGATGCGCAGCGTTTCTACGAGGGGCTGGGATTTCAGCCGAGCCATGTCGGGATGACACTGCGGTTTTGACCGATCGCAAAGTGCGACAAAGAAGGTTTGGAAATATCTCATTCGGAGATTGATTTTTATATCTCTATATGAGATAAATTGGCGATGAAATCGGTTCTGTACACACGAACCGCGGCGACGGCCCTGCGCAAGCACGCCAACCGGGCGAAGTTGATTCGGAGCAAAATCAGGCAATATGCCGGGCGATGCATCATCGCAGGCCAACAATGTGAAACCGTTGGTCGGGGTCGATGCGAAGCGCTTACGGGTTGGCGACTTCCGCGTGATCTTCACCGAAACGGCCGACACCATTACCGTCCTCGATATTGGCCCGCGCGGCGGGATCTACGAATAGGAGCAGCCCATGCCCGTGATGACCAAGAGCCCGAAGGGCGATGATATCGTGATCCTCTCCCGCAAAGAGTACGATCGGCTACTCGTCGCCGCCAATGAAGATGTTACTGACGCAGCAGTTGCCAAAAAGGCGATAGCACGCAACGAGGAAACACTAAGCGAAGCCGAGGTGGATGAACTGCTTGCCGCCAGGACGCCGCTCGCGTTCTGGCGCAAGAAGCGCGGCTTGACGCAGGCGGATTTGGCGAAGGCTGCCGAGATCGCTCAGGGTTTTCTCTCTGAAATCGAAAACGGCCTCAAGACAGGAGATGTCGCGGTACTTCAGCGGATTGCGATCGCTCTTGAAATTTCGCTTCTCGAACTGGTGTCGGACCTTCCTCGCGGCAAGCGCAAACCGGGTATCAAGCTCAAAATCGACAAGCGCCGGAAATGAAACTACGCATCTGGCTGGGATTTCAGCCGAGCCACGTCGGGATGACGTTACGATTTTGAAACAGGTCCGTTCATCCGGCTTGTCCGGTGCGCCTTGCGCCGATTGCGAAACGCGTTTTGCCATTCATTCCGGTTAACGCGCGATAAACTAACGAGCCATCCGTAATTTTTTGTGCGGAACTATCCGTGAGAGAATGACGTATCCCGTCGGGCTCGGGTGGCTTCGGGGATTTCCAGATGAAAAATTATACGATCGTCAGGATCGGCAACGAGTACGTCGTGCAGGCGAACGAAAAGAGCGTCCTGAAGATCGCAAGCAGGCGCCGGGCCGCAAGGCTCGTCACCGATGCGGCGGAGCTTCTGGATTCGCAATTGGCCCCGCCGACCGCGCCCGAGGCGGAGGTCGAACCATCAATCGCGCGTGATCCTTCCGAAGTTCCTTGACGATTCCGGCCGATTCCCTTAATGACCGCGGCGGGACACCTCCCCCCAACGGGAGGCTTACTATCTGGAAGGATAGATCATGAGTGCTGCGAAGCCCGCATTGCGGCCGAGTGTGCCGCATTTTTCATCCGGCCCCTGTGCCAAGCGCCCCGGCTGGAACGCCCAAAATCTCAAAGACGCTGCGCTAGGCCGTTCGCATCGCGCGAAAGTCGGCAAGGCCAAGCTCAAGCTCGCGATCGAACTGACGCGCGAAGTGCTTGAAGTCCCTGCGGGTTACCGGATCGGCATTGTGCCGGCCTCCGATACCGGCGCGGTCGAAATGGCGCTGTGGTCGCTGCTCGGCGCGCGCCCCGTCACCACCATCGCCTGGGAATCCTTCGGCGAAGGCTGGGTCAGCGATATCGTCAAGGAATTGAAGCTCAAGGACGTCACCAAGCTGCACGCGCCCTATGGTGAAATCCCCGATCTCTCCAAGGCCGATCCCGCCTCCGACATCGTCTTCACCTGGAACGGCACCACCTCCGGCGTCCGCGTCCCCAATGCCGACTGGATCAGCGCTGATCGCGAGGGCCTCACCATCTGCGACGCGACCTCGGCGGCGTTCGCGCAACCGCTCGATTGGCAAAAACTCGATGTGGTGACCTTCTCCTGGCAGAAGGCGCTGGGCGGCGAGGCCGCGCACGGCATGCTGGTGCTCTCGCCACGCGCGGTGGAGCGGCTGGAAACCTACAAGCCGGCCTGGCCACTGCCAAAGATCTTCCGCATGACCAAGGGCGGCAAGCTCAACGAGGGCATTTTCGAGGGCGAAACCATCAACACGCCGTCGATGCTGTGCGTCGAGGATTATCTCGACGCGCTGAACTGGGGCAAATCGGTCGGCGGCCTTAGAGCGCTGATTGCGCGCGCCGACGCCAACACCAAGGTGCTCGCCGACTGGAAGGCGAAGACGCCATGGATCGATTTCCTGGCGAAGGATCCGGCGATCCGTTCCAATACCTCGGTGTGCATGAAAGTGGTCGATCCCGCCATCACCTCGCTGACGCCGGACGCGCAGGCCGATTTTTCCAAGAAGCTGGTGGCCTTGGTCGAGAAGGAAGGCGCCGGCTACGATTTCGCCCATTACCGCGATGCGCCGGCGGGTCTTCGCATCTGGTGCGGCGCCACGGTGGAAGCCAGGGACGTTGCGCTTTTGACGCAATGGATCGACTGGGCGTTTGCCGAGACAAAAGCCGCGCTTCCGAAGGCCGCGTGAGTTTTCTTATCTAACCTCTCCCCGTCCTTCACGGGGAGAGGGCCTGCCCTCGGGCTTGACCCGAGGGTCGGCGCACCCGGATCGGCGCTTTGCGCCGTCCGAGCACAAGCTCCGCGCCGGGGTGAGGGGCTCTTGGGCTCCGCACCCTGCTGATAGATGCCCCTCACCCCGACCCTCTCCCCGTAAGAACGGGGAGAGGGAGAAGAGATTGCTCCCGAGGCTTTTGTTGCACCCAGGGCTCACAGGCCATCCATGTTCGAACCCGAGAACGATATTGAGCGCATGCTGATGCTTGCATCGGCGGAGCCGGCCGAGCGGCCCGGCTTTGCGCGCGCGCTGATGGATGCGGAAGTTTTCCTGGTGCTGGTTCCCAAAGGGGGGCCGATCGTTCCCGGGCCCGATGGCAATGTCACGATTCCCGAGGGGACAAAACTGACGCTCCCGAGTGCTGTACGCGGCGAAGAAAAGCTGATCCCTTTTTTCACTGCACCGTCGCGGGCGCGCGCATGGTTCAGGGGCGATCACATCGTGGCGCCGGACCGGACGCGCGATCTGTTCGGCCGCTATCCGGACGCGCCCTTCGTGCTCAACCCGGACTCCGACTACGGCAAGCATTTTACGCCGCAAGAGGTGAAGTTCATGCTGGCCGGTCATTTCGAGGACGGCCCGCAGACCATCACGACGAAAGCACCGGAGCAGGTGCTGCTCGGCCATCCCAAGGAAATTCCCGATGCCTTGATCGCAGCACTCGGCCGCGAACTCGACGCGGTCAGCTCCGTGCGCGGCGCGTGGCTGATGCTTGCGTCGCGCGCCGGCGAGAGCGAACAGAGCTGGATGCTCGGCGTCGACCATGACGGCGCATGGGAGGACGTCCGCGCCGCAATCGGCCGCGCCCTTGTTGGCGATGTGCTGAAGGGGCGAATGCTCGATGCTATGCCGCTCGACAGCAGTTCGCTGTCGTCCACCTTGCGTACAGGAATTCCCATCACCGCCTCGGAACGAGGCTTCCTCAAAAAGCTCTTCAGGTAGACCACCAAATGACAAAACCCAAAGTCCTCATTTCCGACGCCCTGTCGCCCGCCGCCGTGCAGATCTTCAAAGATCGCGGCATCGACGTCGATTTCCAGCCCAATCTCGGCAAGGACAAGGAAAAACTCGCCGAGATCATCGGCAATTACGATGGCCTCGCCATCCGCTCCGCCACCAAGGCGACCGCGAAGATCATTGAGA is drawn from Bradyrhizobium lablabi and contains these coding sequences:
- a CDS encoding outer membrane protein: MRSVKFLVAAGAASLLSSMAFAADLAIAPPPMYSPPPPADFGGWYLRGDIGMTNQKMKSLNNPDPNAVLFTPVGMGFDSSTLFDLGVGYQFNNWFRADVIGQWRGRANFHGSQFSDAFVGTALVDNYSGSKSEAVVMANAYVDLGTWWCLTPYIGAGIGGSYNRISSFRDDGFGDSFGVARPSSFVYATDNGKWNFAWALHAGLGYKVTPNVTLELGYSYMNLGDATTGVNSNFAGTATPQFPWTMKDITSHDLKLGVRWNLESPAVYAPPLVRKG
- a CDS encoding outer membrane protein, encoding MRRLLLAAVMFGAVSGAQAADMPDLPILRGAYTDGLSSPRVSWQGFYAGVQGGFGTSDMNFTGATSSVASHLLANTAIEASGGVSQWPVGGKVSVHGNGFGGFAGYNSLWDEIVLGVEFSYLHGKFGGTQTDSMGRIFKDANGTTDSVTYESIAAMRISDMATLRGRAGYAVGSFLPYAFGGVALGQADIIRTAHIFGTQFNANNPIGFQNIPFDLIATDSKNSHFIYGYTAGLGVDVQLISCLFLRAEWEYVRFTSSIDTNVNTVRVGLGYKF
- a CDS encoding glutathione S-transferase family protein codes for the protein MKIYGDSNSGNCLKVKWVCDHLALPYTWIELDTLKGETRTPEFLRLNGAGQVPTVVLDDGRTLAQSNSIIRYLARGSDLIPADAYDVAKMDEWLFWEQNSHEPFVAGCRFQMVYLGKPVSDLDPDKIKRGYSALARMEHHLATARFFVGDRLSLADVALLAYTRLAHEGGFHIDGYAAVRRWIGEAEHSLGLPPAR
- a CDS encoding GNAT family N-acetyltransferase; translation: MTAISPVTIRRARRGDVGIIVGMLADDPLGSARERLEDPLPPSYFAAFDALESDPNINLVVAEDADGTVVGCLQLCILPGLSSQGASRGLIEDVRVAAHCRSRGIGEQLVRWAVAQARAKGCKLVELLTHHSRVDAQRFYEGLGFQPSHVGMTLRF
- a CDS encoding type II toxin-antitoxin system RelE family toxin; its protein translation is MPGDASSQANNVKPLVGVDAKRLRVGDFRVIFTETADTITVLDIGPRGGIYE
- a CDS encoding helix-turn-helix domain-containing protein → MPVMTKSPKGDDIVILSRKEYDRLLVAANEDVTDAAVAKKAIARNEETLSEAEVDELLAARTPLAFWRKKRGLTQADLAKAAEIAQGFLSEIENGLKTGDVAVLQRIAIALEISLLELVSDLPRGKRKPGIKLKIDKRRK
- a CDS encoding phosphoserine transaminase produces the protein MSAAKPALRPSVPHFSSGPCAKRPGWNAQNLKDAALGRSHRAKVGKAKLKLAIELTREVLEVPAGYRIGIVPASDTGAVEMALWSLLGARPVTTIAWESFGEGWVSDIVKELKLKDVTKLHAPYGEIPDLSKADPASDIVFTWNGTTSGVRVPNADWISADREGLTICDATSAAFAQPLDWQKLDVVTFSWQKALGGEAAHGMLVLSPRAVERLETYKPAWPLPKIFRMTKGGKLNEGIFEGETINTPSMLCVEDYLDALNWGKSVGGLRALIARADANTKVLADWKAKTPWIDFLAKDPAIRSNTSVCMKVVDPAITSLTPDAQADFSKKLVALVEKEGAGYDFAHYRDAPAGLRIWCGATVEARDVALLTQWIDWAFAETKAALPKAA
- a CDS encoding enhanced serine sensitivity protein SseB C-terminal domain-containing protein, with amino-acid sequence MFEPENDIERMLMLASAEPAERPGFARALMDAEVFLVLVPKGGPIVPGPDGNVTIPEGTKLTLPSAVRGEEKLIPFFTAPSRARAWFRGDHIVAPDRTRDLFGRYPDAPFVLNPDSDYGKHFTPQEVKFMLAGHFEDGPQTITTKAPEQVLLGHPKEIPDALIAALGRELDAVSSVRGAWLMLASRAGESEQSWMLGVDHDGAWEDVRAAIGRALVGDVLKGRMLDAMPLDSSSLSSTLRTGIPITASERGFLKKLFR